A DNA window from Dama dama isolate Ldn47 chromosome 19, ASM3311817v1, whole genome shotgun sequence contains the following coding sequences:
- the CBR3 gene encoding carbonyl reductase [NADPH] 3 — MSSYTRVALVTGANKGIGFAIARDLCREFPGDVVLTARDEARGRAAVQQLQAEGLSPRFHQLDIDDLPSIRALRDFLRKEYGGLNVLVNNAGIAFKTDDPTPFDIQAEVTLKTNFFATRNVCNELLPIVKPHGRVVNVSSSQGSQALENCSEDLQEKFRCETLTEEDLVDLMKKFVEDTKNEVHEREGWPNSAYGVSKLGVTVLSRILARRLEEKRKADRILLNACCPGWVKTDLGGAHASRTVEEGAETPVYLALLPPDATEPHGQLVCDKVVQNW; from the exons ATGTCGTCCTACACCCGCGTGGCGCTGGTCACCGGGGCCAACAAGGGCATCGGCTTCGCCATCGCGCGCGACCTGTGCCGGGAGTTCCCGGGCGACGTGGTGCTCACGGCGCGGGACGAGGCGCGGGGTCGGGCGGCCGTGCAGCAGCTGCAGGCGGAGGGCCTGAGCCCGCGTTTCCACCAGCTGGACATCGACGACCTGCCGAGCATCCGCGCCCTACGCGACTTCCTGCGCAAGGAGTACGGGGGGCTCAACGTGCTGGTCAACAACGCGGGCATCGCCTTCAAGA CTGATGATCCCACACCCTTTGACATTCAAGCTGAAGTGACACTGAAGACAAACTTCTTTGCCACAAGAAATGTCTGCAACGAATTACTGCCGATAGTAAAACCTCATG GCAGAGTGGTGAATGTCAGTAGTTCACAGGGCTCCCAAGCCCTTGAAAACTGCAgcgaagatctccaggagaagttCCGGTGTGAGACGCTCACGGAGGAAGACCTGGTGGACCTCATGAAGAAGTTTGTGGAGGATACAAAAAACGAGGTGCATGAGAGGGAGGGCTGGCCCAACTCAGCTTATGGGGTGTCCAAACTGGGGGTTACGGTCTTATCGAGAATTCTGGCACGGCGcctggaagagaagaggaaagccGACAGGATTCTGCTGAACGCATGCTGCCCCGGGTGGGTGAAGACGGACTTGGGGGGCGCTCATGCCTCCAGGACGGTGGAGGAGGGGGCTGAGACTCCCGTCTACCTGGCCCTCCTGCCGCCAGATGCCACCGAGCCCCATGGTCAGCTAGTCTGTGACAAAGTCGTCCAAAACTGGTGA